One region of Zingiber officinale cultivar Zhangliang chromosome 7B, Zo_v1.1, whole genome shotgun sequence genomic DNA includes:
- the LOC122006948 gene encoding ankyrin repeat-containing protein ITN1-like, whose protein sequence is MNPSSPSPPPVPALRVSDSGKRMCREAAGPTSTPVTPSTPATPSTPATPALVLSNSSKRMDASPSLVLSNSGNRIDPSGRKKYVKQVTGRHNDTELHLAAKRGDLEAVKQILGEIDAQMTGTAMGAEFDAEVAEIRAAVVNDVNEVDETALFVAAEKGFLDLVVELLKYSDRESLTRKNRSGLDVLHVAVREGQQAIIQVLVDHDPTLVKTFGQSNATPLITASIRGHTEIVKLLLEQDSSLIELSKSNGKNALHFSARQGHVEIVETLLGKDPHLARRTDKKGQTALHMAVKGTNCEVVKALVDADPAIVMLPDRAGNTVLHVATRKKRAEIVNLLLLLPDTNVNALTRDHKTAFDIAEGLPLSEESADIKDALSRCGACRANELNQPRDELRKTVTEIKNDVHIQLEQTRKTNKNVHGIAKELRKLHREGINNATNSVTVVAVLFATVAFASIFTVPGGTQDSGVAVVVQTDVFKVFFIFNAIALFTSLAVVVIQITLVRGETKAERRVVEIINKLMWLASICTTVAFIAASYIVLGRKVRWVAILVTLIGGLIMAGVLGTMTFYVVKSKRTRSIRRKKSIQRSTSSSWHANTELSDSEIDKIYAI, encoded by the exons ATGAACCCGAGTTCGCCATCTCCGCCGCCAGTCCCCGCGCTGAGGGTTTCCGACTCTGGGAAACGCATGTGCCGAGAAGCAGCGGGGCCGACTTCAACGCCCGTCACGCCCTCGACCCCGGCAACGCCCTCGACGCCTGCTACTCCGGCACTAGTGCTTTCCAACTCCAGTAAACGTATGGACGCGTCTCCCTCGCTGGTGCTCTCCAACTCGGGAAATAGGATTGACCCGTCGGGGAGGAAGAAGTACGTGAAGCAGGTGACGGGACGGCACAATGACACGGAGCTTCACCTCGCGGCTAAGCGGGGCGATCTCGAAGCCGTGAAGCAGATCCTCGGCGAGATCGACGCCCAGATGACGGGGACGGCGATGGGGGCAGAGTTCGATGCCGAGGTGGCGGAGATACGGGCTGCCGTTGTGAATGACGTCAACGAAGTGGACGAGACTGCGCTGTTCGTGGCGGCTGAGAAAGGGTTTCTCGATTTGGTGGTTGAGCTGCTCAAGTACTCCGATCGGGAAAGTCTCACCCGGAAGAACAGATCCGGGCTCGATGTTCTCCATGTTGCTGTTAGGGAAGGGCAACAAG CAATTATACAGGTACTCGTGGACCATGACCCAACTCTCGTGAAGACCTTTGGACAATCAAATGCAACTCCCCTTATAACTGCATCAATAAGAGGGCACACTGAAATTGTCAAGCTGCTGCTGGAACAAGATAGTAGCTTAATTGAGTTGTCCAAAAGCAACGGAAAGAATGCTCTTCACTTTTCTGCACGACAAGGGCATGTTGAAATTGTAGAGACATTGCTTGGAAAGGATCCGCATCTTGCCAGGAGGACAGATAAGAAGGGGCAAACTGCCTTGCATATGGCTGTGAAGGGTACAAACTGTGAAGTTGTTAAAGCCCTTGTGGATGCTGATCCAGCAATAGTGATGCTACCAGACAGAGCTGGGAACACAGTACTGCACGTGGCAACCAGAAAAAAGCGGGCAGAG ATAGTAAATCTTCTACTGCTCCTCCCAGATACAAATGTGAATGCATTGACAAGAGATCATAAAACTGCATTTGATATTGCTGAAGGCTTGCCTCTTTCCGAAGAGTCTGCTGATATTAAGGATGCCTTATCTCGCTGTGGAGCATGCAGAGCCAATGAACTGAATCAACCAAGAGATGAGCTGCGCAAGACTGTAACTGAGATAAAAAATGATGTTCATATCCAACTAGAGCAAACtaggaaaacaaacaaaaatgTGCATGGGATTGCTAAGGAGCTTAGGAAACTTCATAGGGAAGGTATCAACAATGCTACTAACTCAGTCACAGTGGTTGCAGTACTCTTCGCAACAGTAGCTTTTGCATCCATCTTTACAGTGCCCGGTGGAACCCAAGATAGTGGTGTTGCAGTAGTAGTGCAAACAGATGTTTTCAAGGTATTCTTCATCTTCAATGCTATTGCTCTTTTCACTTCATTGGCCGTGGTGGTGATTCAGATAACACTTGTCCGGGGAGAGACAAAGGCAGAGCGGCGCGTTGTGGAGATTATAAATAAATTGATGTGGTTGGCCTCCATCTGCACCACCGTTGCTTTCATTGCCGCATCATATATTGTCTTAGGTAGGAAGGTCCGATGGGTTGCCATTCTTGTTACACTAATAGGTGGTCTGATAATGGCTGGAGTTCTTGGGACAATGACTTTCTATGTGGTAAAATCCAAACGCACCCGTTCTATCCGAAGGAAGAAGTCAATTCAGAGGAGCACGTCAAGCTCATGGCACGCCAACACTGAGTTATCAGATTCTGAAATCGACAAGATTTATGCCATCTAA